A region of the Methylobacterium nodulans ORS 2060 genome:
CCTCGTTCGGTAGCAGGCAGTTCAGGTGGAGGAGTAGCGGAAGCCGGCGTAGGAGGGCGCGTTCATCCTTACCGGCTATGCCGCCCGTCGAGCCTGGGCAAGCCATCACCCGGACCAACGTGACAAGCCCTCTCGGTCGATCTCGCGCGCGAGCTGGGACGCCGCCTCGGCATTCCGGTCGCGCTCATCACCTACGAGGGCACGGGCTTCGTCTCGGATAACCGAATCGCAAGGGGCGGCGAGCCAACTCGCGGCCATGGCATGCGTCCGCTTGGTGATCCGTGAACTGCGCGACGACGCCCGCCACGGGCATCCGCGCAGGTGGCCTGGGCTGGCGATCAAGGTGACGCACCGCGTGAGCCTGATGGAGTACCTGACCGGCTGCGAGTGGCCGGCGGGCGACACCGCGGAGACCTTCCTGGACTGGTGCGCGGAGAAACTGCCGGAGTCCTGGATCCAGATCCGCAAGCCCAACCTGTCGTCCTTCGAGGAGGCGATCAGCATCACCATGATCGTGGGCATGCGGGGCTGTAAACCCGACCCGCACGGCCAGATGAAGACCCGGCTGAGGTGGCCTTTCCCGCTCGCTGACTGGTAGGCGTTAGCATTGCTGGCCGGCTTGCTGCCTCGCCAAAGCAGCTGCTTAGCCATCCCAATATTGGGCCGCTGCTCCGTTTCTTTTTCGACCCGTTCCGTCTCTCCGTCCGTCCTGCAGGGCCCGCCTGAAACGTCGACGGCACATTCCGATGCTGGCGCGTTGCAGACCAATCTCTGCGTGACCAGCCTGCCCGTTCGTGCTGCAGCAAGGGACACCCTTCTGCCGTAGAAGCCGGCGACCTACGGAACTTTCAGAGCAGACTCGATGAGGCTGCGCACTTCCTCCCATGCCGACGAGTTCGGCGTGACCAAGTCGAAATGCCCGGCATCCGGGATGTTGATCAGCCGCACCGCGGCCCCGGACTTGGCGCGCACGGCGCGGGCATAGTCATACGCAACGTAGGGTGGCACGAGCCGATCAAGCACGCCGCTGACCAGAACGATCGAGGCCGCCGATGGTACGAGGGCGGCCGGCGACACCTCCGCGAGCTTGTCCGGCGGGGCAAGCCACTCAAGGATCCCACTGCCGCAGAACAGCGGGACAAAACGTGCGAAAGCATCGAGATCCCCGACGCCTGCCAGACTGATGACTGCGCGGGGTACGACCCGGGACACCGCATGTAGCGGGCTTGTGGCAGGAAGCGAGGAGCGTGACGCTGCCCAAAGGGCGAGATGGCCCCCTGCCGAATGACCGACGAGCACCGTGCGCGAGAGGTCCAGGTTGTGGAGTGCTGCATTCCCGTGCAGGCGTTCAAGTGCGGCACTGATGTCCAGGTAGGTGCCGGGATAGCCGCCGCCGGCATCGTTCGCGCGACGATACCCGATGCTCCACACTGCGATACCATGCCGGGTCAACTCTGGCCCGAGGTGCCGCAGCTGCTCGCGGCCCGAAGTGGTGGCGCTCCAGCAGCCGCCATGGATCAGGACTGCAACCGGATGCGGACCAGGGCCGGCAGGCAGGAAAACGTCGACCACTTGCGTGGATGCCTCACCGTAGCGGACCTGCAGAGTGGGCTCGGGCCGCGGCAGACTGCGAAAGGTCGAAAGCTCGACTGGTTCGGCGGAAGCTGAACTGGCTGCAAGTGCAGCCACAAGCGCGAGAGCAACGCACCGCTTCATGCCAATCTCCTCGCGCGGGCCTATCTCGTGCCAGGTGGACAGGCTGCAACCTGCGCTCCATTCATAGCACTGCGACGGGCACACGCGGGCGCGTCAGGCGAGGACAGGCTTTCACGCCCCGCGACACACGTGCGCGCTGGAGACCACCTCTTGCGGTCGGCAGGCTCGCCCCCTGCCCTTCTCAGGTCAACTCGCCTTCGAGGCACGCGGCCGATTCGACCAAGTCAGCACCGAACGGAAGAGAGTGACCCCTTTCAGACCTTCACAGCCGGTGTGGGGAACGTCCGGTTGCGAGCGTTTTCCGGACATTTGATTTCCTGACAGGGTTTCCTGACACAGACGGCTGAGGGGCTGGAGCGCCGGGCGGGACCCAATCCGCGTGGAAGGTTTCCCGTCGTTTTCTGCACATCGTACAATCAGACTGGAGCGCGCCGACTTTGCTCCGGGCTCCAGCTGACCCGATCAGGCGGCCCCGCTGCCCGTATGGTCGGCGACCACGTGCAGCATGCCGCGCAAGCCCAACAGCAGCCCCGTCTCGTCGACCTTGAACAGCGGTGAGTGGTTCGGCGCAGCTCGTCTCGGATCCTGGTCCGGCGGCGTGATCCCGACCCAGAAGAACAGGCCCGGCACCTGCTGGGCGAAAAACGAAAAGTCCTCGGTCGCCATGGCGGCCGGTCACAGCCGGACCCGATCCGGACCGGCAACCCGTGCCAGCGTCGGAAGCATTTGCTCCGTCAGCACCGGGTTGTTCATGGTGCAGCAATGACCGGATGCGCATCAACGGGCGCCCGCGTGCTCTTGCATCGTCCCGGCACAAACACCAACTGAATAAGTTATACAAGACACAATCGCTCCAGGAGTGAGAGCGTGGCCAGCCGAAGGGTAAACCAGGATCTCCCCGTCGTCGCGCGCTTTGAGGTGCGCCATCGCAAATACCTCGCGCCAGACGGCTCGATAGCCCGGCCGCTCCCCGCCTTCGCCTCCGATGCCAACCTGCTCATCGCGCTCTACCGGGCCATGGTGCTGCTGCGCCTGTTTGACAAAAAGGCTGTTGCACTGCAGCGCACCGGTCGGCTCGGGACTTACGCCGTTTCGCTCGGCCAAGAGGCGGTATCGGTTGCGATAGCCAGTGCGATGCGAGAAGAAGATGTGTTGTTACCCTCCTATCGCGACAATGGCGCGCTGCTTTGGCGCGGCGTCAAGCTTGAAGAGATCCTGCTGTTTTGGGGCGGGGACGAACGAGGCAATTGTTTCTCCGGACCGGTCCACGATTTTCCATTCTGCGTTCCCGTGGGATCTCAGGCGCCTCATGCCGCCGGCGTCGCCTATGCCTTGAAGCTGCGCAAGAAGCCGCATGTCGCCGTGTGCCTGTTCGGCGATGGCGCCACCTCGAAAGGCGACGTCTACGAAGCGATGAATTTTGCCGGCGTGCACAAATTGCCCGTCGTGTTCGTCACCACCAACAATCAATGGGCCATTTCGGTGCCGTTGCGACTGCAGACCAGTTCCGAAACGCTGGCGCAGAAGGCCATCGCCGCGGGATTCACCGGTGAGCAGGTCGATGGCAGTGACGTGGTGGCGATGCGCGCCGCTGCCGAAGAGGCCATTGCCGCAGCGCGTGACGGCAAAGGCCCCCGTTTCATCGAGGCGGTCACCTACCGCCTCGGCGACCATACAACCTCCGATGACGCATCACGCTATCGTTCGGCTGACGAAGTCCAGGCGCGTTGGAAGGAAGAGCCGATCGCCCGCCTGAGGGCCTATCTCGTTGCTCAAAAAATGTGGGGCAAAGCAGACGAGGAGCGGCTCGCCACCGAGTGCCATGAGCGCATCGAGGCGGCGGTCGAGCGTTATCTGGCAACGGCTCCGCGCCGGCCGGAAACCATGTTCGATCACCTCTACGCCGATCTACCCGAGGTCTATGCCGCACAGCGCCGCGAGCTCACGGGAGAGCACGATGCCTGAGGTAACGCTGGTGGAAGCCATCAATCTGGCGCTAGGACGCGCGATGGAGGACGATCCCGATGTGGTCGTGCTTGGTGAAGACGTTGGCGTCAACGGAGGCGTCTTCCGCGCGACTGCAGGCCTGCAGAAACGCTTTGGGGCTGAGCGCGTCTTCGATACGCCGCTTGCTGAGCTCCTGATCAGCGGGCTCTGCGTGGGCATGGCGGCGCAGGGGCTGAAGCCCATCGGCGAAATCCAGTTTATGGGGTTTATTTATCCCTGCCTGGATCAGCTGGTGAACCACGCGTCCCGAATGCGTAACCGCACCCAGGGACGGCTCACGTGTCCAATGGTCCTGCGTACGCCGCATGGGGCTGGCATTCGCGCGCCCGAGCATCACTCCGAAAGCACCGAGGCGATGCTCGCCCATATTCCCGGCTTGCGTGTTGTCATCCCTTCTTCGCCGGAGCGCGCCTATGGACTTCTGCTCGCCGCGATCCGCGATCCCGATCCGGTGGTGTTTCTGGAGCCAACGCGCCTATACCGTGCGGCAAAGGGCGAGGTGCAGGATGACGGTGAAGCCTTGCCGCTGGATCGTGCCTTCGTCCTGCGGGAAGGACGCGACATCACGCTGATCAGTTGGGGCGCGGTGGTGAGGGAGACCATGGCCGCAGCCGATGCGCTTACCGCCGAAGGCATTGCCGCCGAGGTTATCGATCTTGCCACGCTCAAGCCTTATGATGAGAGTACCGTGCTCGATTCGGTTGCAAAGACCGGACGTTGCGTTATCGTGCACGAGGCGGCACACACCGGCGGATTTGGCGCCGAGATCGCAGCCCTTATCGCCGAGCGTGGTCTTCCCTCGCTGCTTGCGCCCGTGACCCGCGTCACCGGCTATGACACCGTCATCCCGATGGCACGCCTCGAGCAATACTATATGCCTTCGGTCGAACGCATCGTCACTGGGGCGCGCAGGGCGTGCCAGTTCAGCTAGTTCTCAACGGACATCCTATGCGCCAGTTCATGCTGCCGGATCTGGGAGAAGGCCTTGAAGAGGCTGAGATCGTCACCTGGTATGTCAACGAAGGCGATCACGTCGTCACCGATCAGCCGCTCCTTTCCGTTGAGACCGACAAGGCGGTCGTCGAAATTCCGTCCCCAACGAACGGACGCATCGCCCACGTATTTGGCGCCAACGGAGATATCGTGAAGGTCGGCATGCCGCTCGTCGAATTTGCCGAAGGCGCCGAACAAGACACTGGCACAATCGTAGGCGAGCTCGGCAGCGGCGAACATTCGCCCGCGGCAGGAATCCTCTCGGAGCGGCCGACCGGGCAGCAGCCTCGGGTGTTTCCGGCTGTGCGCGCACTCGCGCGCAAGCTCGATGTCGATCTTGAGAGTGTCGAGGCGACGGGACCCGATGGCACCATCACGCGGTCGGACGTCGAACGGGCCGCAAAGAACCTGTCCCAAACCGGCCGCGCCGAGCCCCTTCGCGGCATGCGGCGCGCGATGGCCCAACGCATGACGGCAGCCCATGCGCAAGTCGTCCCCGCCACCGTAACCGATGAAGCCGACATCGATGATTGGCTGACTGGCGAGGACGTGACGATCCGCTTGGTGCGGGCCATCGCCGCCGCCTGCAAGGCAGAACCCGCTCTCAATGCCTGGTACAGTTCCGCCGCGGGAGAACGGCGCCTCATCGAGCGCGTCGATCTTGGCATCGCCGTCGATACCGAGGGTGGCCTCA
Encoded here:
- a CDS encoding alpha/beta hydrolase family protein, with product MKRCVALALVAALAASSASAEPVELSTFRSLPRPEPTLQVRYGEASTQVVDVFLPAGPGPHPVAVLIHGGCWSATTSGREQLRHLGPELTRHGIAVWSIGYRRANDAGGGYPGTYLDISAALERLHGNAALHNLDLSRTVLVGHSAGGHLALWAASRSSLPATSPLHAVSRVVPRAVISLAGVGDLDAFARFVPLFCGSGILEWLAPPDKLAEVSPAALVPSAASIVLVSGVLDRLVPPYVAYDYARAVRAKSGAAVRLINIPDAGHFDLVTPNSSAWEEVRSLIESALKVP
- the pdhA gene encoding pyruvate dehydrogenase (acetyl-transferring) E1 component subunit alpha, which produces MASRRVNQDLPVVARFEVRHRKYLAPDGSIARPLPAFASDANLLIALYRAMVLLRLFDKKAVALQRTGRLGTYAVSLGQEAVSVAIASAMREEDVLLPSYRDNGALLWRGVKLEEILLFWGGDERGNCFSGPVHDFPFCVPVGSQAPHAAGVAYALKLRKKPHVAVCLFGDGATSKGDVYEAMNFAGVHKLPVVFVTTNNQWAISVPLRLQTSSETLAQKAIAAGFTGEQVDGSDVVAMRAAAEEAIAAARDGKGPRFIEAVTYRLGDHTTSDDASRYRSADEVQARWKEEPIARLRAYLVAQKMWGKADEERLATECHERIEAAVERYLATAPRRPETMFDHLYADLPEVYAAQRRELTGEHDA
- a CDS encoding alpha-ketoacid dehydrogenase subunit beta, with the translated sequence MPEVTLVEAINLALGRAMEDDPDVVVLGEDVGVNGGVFRATAGLQKRFGAERVFDTPLAELLISGLCVGMAAQGLKPIGEIQFMGFIYPCLDQLVNHASRMRNRTQGRLTCPMVLRTPHGAGIRAPEHHSESTEAMLAHIPGLRVVIPSSPERAYGLLLAAIRDPDPVVFLEPTRLYRAAKGEVQDDGEALPLDRAFVLREGRDITLISWGAVVRETMAAADALTAEGIAAEVIDLATLKPYDESTVLDSVAKTGRCVIVHEAAHTGGFGAEIAALIAERGLPSLLAPVTRVTGYDTVIPMARLEQYYMPSVERIVTGARRACQFS
- a CDS encoding dihydrolipoamide acetyltransferase family protein; this encodes MRQFMLPDLGEGLEEAEIVTWYVNEGDHVVTDQPLLSVETDKAVVEIPSPTNGRIAHVFGANGDIVKVGMPLVEFAEGAEQDTGTIVGELGSGEHSPAAGILSERPTGQQPRVFPAVRALARKLDVDLESVEATGPDGTITRSDVERAAKNLSQTGRAEPLRGMRRAMAQRMTAAHAQVVPATVTDEADIDDWLTGEDVTIRLVRAIAAACKAEPALNAWYSSAAGERRLIERVDLGIAVDTEGGLIVPVLRNVAARSVSDLRAGLDRLRADSIARSIPAEELRGATVTLSNFGMIGGRFANLIIVPPQVAIIGAGRISQQPVAHQGHPALRRVLPLSLTFDHRVVTGGEAARFMVALKSDLELKS